In Oncorhynchus mykiss isolate Arlee chromosome 32, USDA_OmykA_1.1, whole genome shotgun sequence, the DNA window ttcaaaggcacttaaatattttgtcttgcccattcaccctctgaatggcactcatacacaatccatgtctcaattgtctcaaggcttaaaaatgattctttaacgtatctcctccccctcatctacgctgattgaagtggatttaacaagtgctgtcaataagagatcatagctttcacctggattcacctggtcagtctatgtcatggaaagagcagtgcATTGGCAGTAGGACACTGTATGATGCCCATTAGTGTGAGCATGCAGTGAAAGTATCTGACATTGCTGGTTATACGCAGTCTATAACATTTTCACAAGAATATGTAGAAGAGAAAAAAATGATTGGCTACACAGGAGAGCTGTGAACTAGGTTTAGTGAACTACTATCCTCTTCAGGAAATTGATTAGTTTTCTGATGAATCTGTTTAACGTTCGACATAATAGACCACTGAGTACAGCCTGTTAAAGTATTTATGTGCTATACTTTAACAGTCTTTATGAACTGAGAAGTCACAAAGAAAAGGAAAATGCTCCTCATAAAACCGACAAGAATATTGAGATCTGTGGAAAACAATCTCAAGGAAGATGTTTCATTATTGATATCAAGGTTTTTTATAGAAAAATCTTTGAATTATAAATGATCCATCACTATGCCAATGTTTTTGAAATCTGCAGTGGAATGTCAGACTCAACAAGACATATACAACGAGATTACAAAGGAAACCGTTCGTCAATACCTTCTTGAGCATACAGTATTTAGTATTGACAGGTCTACTTTATAAGTATTCAATACTTTGCTATAATTTAATCTGAAGGATTTTCAGTGTTGATTGGCTGTGTTAGATAGTCATGTAATGTAATTGAGTAAGTGATTCTAATTTGtgagtgatgtgtgttttgtcgcAGGGCTTGCCCCGACCAGAAGACCTGCTGACCTCTCAGGCTAAAAATAGCATTATGCATCTCATCGGCCAGAAGCACCTGCTGGCGCCTAAAAACGTCTGTGATTCCAAGACACCTGTCCTCCATCTGTCAGCCACacagggaggggaagaggaggaagtggaggtgaTGGTGGGTCGGCTTATGCCAGAGTCTGCCATGCTGCCCACGCCGGGCCAGGAGGGCCCTGCCACCCAAAGGGACTCCTTGCTCCTGGTCAGGTATGTATCATGTAAACATTTGTTAATTCATTCATGCAATCgttaatttgtttgtttgtttgttccttccttccttccttccttccttccttccttccttccttccttccttccttccttccttccttccttccttccttccttccttccttccttccttcaggtCCAGGTCTCCCCTGCCTGGCTCGTCCcaggagaaggaggggaagaACCTGCCCCCGCGGCGGCCTCTGAAGCTGGCACCTCTGGAGCTGCCCAGGGAGGTACAGAAGGCACAGAGACAGAAGATTAAGCGGATTGGGCTGGAGGCCAAGGCTGCTGCCCATAAGCTGGACACGACGGTGGGCGACCAACCCTGCTCCAGGAAGGTGAAGGACTgtggggtgagaggagagggactagGACTGGTTAAAGGTACGGCAGAGTGTGTCTCCACCCCAGCCCCACATCCCTTACCTCTGAATGAAACAGTACCCAGGGTCCAGCGACATCAGAAGGTTAGGAGAGCGCAGCTAGCCCGTGCCAACCAAatccagagacagacaggagacaggctcTCGGAAGATGCTGGTATTAACGTTAAcggccctcctcctccccctatcAGCAAACcagcctctccctcttcctctctccccaccagCGCCAAAGCTCAGGTCCAGCAGGTGGTAGCACCACATGGCGAGGAGAGCTCATGCCAAGTGGCCGGCACATTCCAGCAGGATACCGGTGGGAGGAGGCTGCGTCTCAGGAGGGCAGAGCACCTCGAAGAAGATCAGAGCAAATCTAACATGTCAACAGTAGGATTACCTGGGGAAGAGGCCAAGCTGGCCCAAGGTGTCCAGCAAGGAAAAGCCCTGAGGGCAGAGAATACAGAGGAGGCTCTGAGAAAGCCCTGAAGCAGGCCAGTCACATACTGGAGAAGGCTTCCAGGAAGAACGCCAGGCCGGAATCACCGTAGAATCCGCTGAAAGTGTCCGGAAAGGTAACCCGGAGAACGGCAGAGAGAAATCGCCAGGACGCTGTcctttgacctctgacccctgatcTTTGACCTCTTAACCCCTGACTCCCTTTGACCAGACCAGGAAGTAGCGAAAACAGACTTGACAGTGTTAAGTCATGTGTTTACATGTGCTTATCACCTGGAGATTAAGGATAGAAAAGCCCCTGCATCTTACTTCACACAGCATCTGCTATTCAAAGCAACAAGCCAGTTACAATGCCAAGTCCCTGGcaggcagtatgtacagtatactgtacagagGATAAATATAGAAGTATATTATGGACCAAAAAcacatgtatttattattttataaaaAGATGATGCTCGTAATACATTACATTTAACCATTGTAGATATCCTGACATAGGCTATTCAATGTCATATTTTGGATGAAATATGTCTGCACATGCAGGTGACATAACCATATTTGAGCGTCCCAGTAGCTTGGTAAAGCTATGTGAAACTGACCTGCATTCAGGGATTATTATCAAGGTCTCATCAGATGGATACATTGGCTTCATCTATGACCACTGTTAACAGCTCCATCTAGTCCATAACAATGGCATCGAGTAGCAACAGAGCTCACAAACAGAGCCGCAGCAGTAATCGTGTGTTAAGATTGGCAACAGCAAATAAAGAGATTTGAAATATGCCTTCTTTTCTGAAAAAAGAAGGCCCTCACTTTGGGTACTGTGTATTTAGGCCTTCAGTTCATTCTATCATCTTTCTGCACCTTAGCTACTTCGTCAGGCGTGCAGTAGATTCCTGTAGTACATGCAATCTCAGAAGAATGTCTTTAATCAATGTTTTTCCTCCAATCAGCATGCAGTACAGCTCTACGTGTGTTTGGTAACAGAACAACGGCCATCCCTCACTGTAACAAGTGAAACACTCACAGAGACGATGTTACTCTAGTCTAGACATCCACGTTTTGAGGTGACCCATTTGTTTTCAATTTATTCCCTAAATCTAGAATGGATGTAGACATTCCAGACAGTAGTTATGGGAATGTGATTTaggtaatgtaatgtatgtttaTCATAGAGAAAAGAAGTCTCCTGAAACATGTGTGAGATTTCAAGTACAATTGTTTTCGCAGGTATGTCAAAATGAACTGACAGTGAGAAAACACATCCAAAACCATATCACAACCATTCTACATCCGAGCAAGTGAGTCGTATTAGGCAAGTCTCTCATTGACAGACTTGCAACACAAGAGGCTTCTAACACACTACTTTTTGCCTTGAGTCCCGCTGCATTCTGACAGTGAATTCATAAATTGTTTGAATATATATGTGAACCCTGCGGGAATTGAACCTACGACCAAAACCCTCAATGAGTCAGTCTGACACCAGTAGCACAGCAATGTCCatctgccccagaccatgacacgaCCACCAGACTTCCTGACCGTTTCACACCACGTAGTTAGGCTGGCCTATACTCACTTTCCCTGATTGACTGACTGCAAAGTTAATCACAAATAGGATCTCAGAATGTATAGCCATTATGTCCAATGTATGTATTTGTCAATGAcgtacaataataataatttttgtTGGATGCTTGTATTTGTCCTTTATTATACGCATGTGTGAATCGTaacattattattttatatatttttttacatatctCAACTCCCCCTGAGCAAACACACAACCAGGACAAAACGTTGTTTTAACGTTGACTCTGTTGTGTACTTTAATACACTTACCAGTATCAATCACTTTACAGTTCAAACAAGGCACCTCAACCTGAGAGACGTGTACAGCACAGAGGGGACCGAGGGAGAGGAGTTCTGAGAGCTATTGGGGAAAGGGAGACATGCCATTCTGACAGGATATCTGGCAACTTcactaagagagagagggaaagagagaaaccaAAACACTGGAGAACAAGACCACTGTTTCCCCTTTCTTTCCCCCTCCTGCAGGGAACATGGCTGACAAGTAAACATTACTTCTCAATGTGGTTAACAGACATTTTCCTATGTTGTTTTAAATAATTTAGCACTTTTCAGAATGTAAAATCGCTGTCCAATTCTACTACATAAGAGACAGATTAGCACAAGCACAAGGAGGAGCACAAGACACATAAAGCTTCAAGCACATGCTAATCATTTTCCTGACTCAAATACACCCTCACCACCATACAGCAAGTTCCCCACTAGAGTAGACCCATCCCACCACGGCCACCACGCGCCCATCACCACAGCTGCACCTAGGGCAGCTCTTTTGTGGCTATATCTGAGGCAGGGTTATGGCTGAAGGGTTGGAGTGGATGGACAGAGGAGGCGGGGTGGCTGAGAGAGAAGCTGTGTGCATTCTGTTTCTGAGGGCAGCAACACTTCAGATGGGCGCAGCTCTGGCAGccataaagaaaaaaaaaagagactaAAATATATCCAGAAAGTTGGTCTATAATTGGCCAGGCCTGTCAGGGTTGTTGTTATGCCTGTGAGCTGAACAGCTAGCTAGAGCAGTACAAGCCACCTCGTCCACTAGT includes these proteins:
- the LOC118946485 gene encoding uncharacterized protein LOC118946485, which translates into the protein MGSLREEMIRQQLKQEEFAKPGLPRPEDLLTSQAKNSIMHLIGQKHLLAPKNVCDSKTPVLHLSATQGGEEEEVEVMVGRLMPESAMLPTPGQEGPATQRDSLLLVRSRSPLPGSSQEKEGKNLPPRRPLKLAPLELPREVQKAQRQKIKRIGLEAKAAAHKLDTTVGDQPCSRKVKDCGVRGEGLGLVKGTAECVSTPAPHPLPLNETVPRVQRHQKVRRAQLARANQIQRQTGDRLSEDAGINVNGPPPPPISKPASPSSSLPTSAKAQVQQVVAPHGEESSCQVAGTFQQDTGGRRLRLRRAEHLEEDQSKSNMSTVGLPGEEAKLAQGVQQGKALRAENTEEALRKP